A portion of the Homalodisca vitripennis isolate AUS2020 unplaced genomic scaffold, UT_GWSS_2.1 ScUCBcl_1915;HRSCAF=6129, whole genome shotgun sequence genome contains these proteins:
- the LOC124371728 gene encoding uncharacterized protein LOC124371728 → MASQLLSKNTSLYQRCDRSISNSDKDSGGGVLIAVGSSLLCTQLTTSVTDVECVFVKVLTKAFPLILCAAYIPPNMPISKYERFCDAVIDVASSNPAIDNFVILGDFNQPDTNWKDTSSCSLSSASQSLVSLAELLQLYQHNRIVNHRGVILDLIFTPFTDTIVSPADDVIIPEELNHPPLNFSINLNCAKTNSNPCSSHNFRRCNLDAVFAWIQGLSYPTVDSTKAEEHFTIFCRNLADVIKLNSPIRNSKRSTFPKWFTAELRRLVIEKKTVHRRFKETGDLSLYDYFRKLRNRCRQLAGECYRDYTNYVESAIPNNIKVFWAHINSLKKANITSNLVYNDVEVDEPSGQCELFADYFSSVYTNMSLLPSSDFDFRTSVNLHSLVLNCSTSGIKT, encoded by the exons ATGGCGTCCCAACTATTGTCCAAAAACACTAGCCTGTATCAACG GTGTGATAGATCCATAAGTAATAGCGATAAGGACAGTGGTGGTGGTGTCCTCATTGCTGTTGGTTCTTCTCTTCTTTGCACCCAACTAACTACTTCTGTGACTGATGTTGAGTGCGTCTTCGTGAAGGTTCTTACTAAGGCATTCCCTCTCATTCTGTGTGCAGCCTATATTCCCCCTAACATGCCTATTTCCAAATATGAACGCTTTTGTGATGCCGTAATAGATGTGGCCTCATCCAATCCTGCAATCGATAACTTTGTTATTCTTGGTGATTTCAATCAACCTGACACAAACTGGAAAGATACGTCTTCCTGTTCGCTCAGCAGCGCCTCTCAAAGTCTTGTCAGCTTGGCAGAACTGCTTCAGCTTTATCAGCACAACAGGATTGTAAATCACCGAGGTGTTATTCTTGacctaatttttactccttttaCTGACACGATAGTAAGCCCAGCTGATGATGTGATAATCCCCGAGGAATTAAATCACCCACcattaaatttttcaatcaacCTCAATTGTGCGAAGACCAATTCGAACCCTTGCTCAAGTCACAACTTCAGACGATGCAACTTGGATGCCGTCTTTGCCTGGATCCAGGGATTGTCTTACCCAACGGTTGATTCCACTAAAGCTGAAGAACACTTCACTATATTCTGTAGGAACCTTGCCGATGTTATCAAGCTTAACTCTCCCATTAGGAACTCCAAAAGATCAACCTTTCCCAAGTGGTTTACTGCTGAGCTCAGGCGCCTGGTGATCGAGAAGAAAACTGTCCATAGGCGTTTCAAAGAGACTGGTGATCTCTCCTTATacgattattttagaaaacttagAAATCGGTGCAGGCAGTTAGCCGGTGAGTGCTATCGTGACTATACAAACTATGTGGAGTCCGCCATTCCTAATAACATTAAGGTTTTTTGGGCACATATCAACAGTCTGAAGAAAGCAAACATCACATCGAACCTGGTGTATAATGATGTTGAAGTGGATGAACCTAGCGGCCAATGCGAGCTATTTGCTGATTACTTTTCGTCAGTCTATACCAACATGTCACTCCTCCCATCATCTGACTTTGACTTTAGAACTTCTGTCAACCTACATAGCCTCGTTTTAAACTGCTCAACAAGTGGAATCAAAACTTAA